One Aciduliprofundum boonei T469 genomic region harbors:
- a CDS encoding molybdopterin-dependent oxidoreductase, which produces MKFNVCMRDCYDTCSLISEMKDGKMRVRANPKNKVTSNFLCPKGALLPKWLYSKERVKTPLNRKGKKPSLSFNPTSWDNAMSIIAKKIKDTIKGYGESSVLLYYYYGDRGFVNANFPHRLFNYINASIIEDTICDRSGEEALKDIYGTSQGMDPEELENENLIVYWGINAAWTNIHGFYLTKRLGLDIWNVDVVKTKTAKMSNKFFMIKPETDVLFALGIAKIIVDRNLYDEKFVETYTRGFEDFKEYLKSIDLNFVAEESGIDIEKIEDFAINYARERGIVHIGYGFQRTINGGEAVRAISILPALIGKKRGFIYSNRILPRNYVRGISLRKKGGYRITHMELADYIEDEKIKFVFIYGTNPFATLPNQRKLRDAVLSSDVFIVLHDIFLTDTALFSDIFLPSNTFFERVDIADSYYHRYISFNDKLTKISGKSNSDVARMLAKAMNLKEKTLYEKDEEIIRKTLNVLGISYKRLKERGVLKIPIDSYEPKTESGKIEISSSRAKNRGLNAFPTYMPIKGRGLKLISATYLFTISSQYYNTYGYVDTNIYLNPEDALDRGIKDGAKVRVFNEYGEIITNAKISHDIQRGIALMYKAFWPMKIGWNANFLTPNKMNEKYGKGTTLHSVWVEVERI; this is translated from the coding sequence ATGAAGTTCAATGTATGCATGCGTGATTGCTACGATACTTGCTCATTGATAAGTGAGATGAAAGATGGAAAAATGCGAGTTAGAGCAAACCCAAAAAATAAAGTAACCAGCAATTTTCTGTGTCCAAAAGGGGCCTTACTTCCAAAATGGTTATACAGCAAGGAAAGAGTAAAAACCCCTCTAAATCGCAAGGGAAAAAAGCCCTCTTTATCATTCAATCCTACCTCTTGGGATAATGCCATGAGTATTATAGCAAAAAAGATAAAGGATACAATTAAAGGATACGGAGAGAGCTCCGTACTTCTATACTACTATTATGGAGATAGAGGTTTTGTGAATGCGAATTTTCCACATAGATTGTTCAATTATATCAACGCAAGCATAATCGAGGATACCATCTGTGATCGCTCAGGAGAAGAAGCTCTCAAAGATATCTATGGCACATCTCAGGGCATGGATCCAGAGGAACTGGAAAATGAAAATTTAATTGTATATTGGGGCATCAACGCGGCATGGACAAACATACACGGATTTTATCTGACAAAGAGATTGGGTCTGGACATATGGAATGTTGATGTAGTAAAAACAAAGACTGCAAAGATGTCAAATAAGTTCTTTATGATAAAACCAGAAACGGATGTACTTTTTGCTCTGGGAATTGCAAAAATAATCGTAGATAGGAACTTGTATGATGAAAAATTTGTTGAAACATATACGAGAGGATTTGAAGATTTCAAAGAGTATCTGAAATCAATAGATTTAAATTTCGTGGCGGAAGAGAGCGGGATAGACATAGAGAAAATCGAAGATTTTGCCATAAACTATGCTAGGGAGAGAGGAATTGTACATATCGGGTATGGCTTTCAAAGAACAATAAACGGTGGGGAGGCAGTTAGAGCCATATCTATTTTACCTGCATTGATCGGAAAGAAGAGGGGGTTCATTTACAGTAATCGTATACTTCCGCGGAATTATGTACGGGGAATTTCTCTAAGAAAGAAGGGAGGGTATAGAATAACACATATGGAATTAGCAGATTACATAGAAGATGAAAAGATTAAGTTCGTATTCATTTACGGAACAAATCCATTTGCCACCTTACCAAATCAGAGGAAATTGAGAGATGCAGTATTGAGTAGCGATGTGTTCATTGTCTTGCACGATATTTTTCTAACAGACACCGCTTTATTTTCCGATATTTTTCTCCCATCAAACACATTCTTCGAGAGAGTAGATATTGCTGATTCTTATTACCATCGATACATTTCATTCAATGACAAACTCACGAAAATAAGTGGAAAGAGCAATAGCGATGTTGCAAGGATGTTAGCTAAAGCAATGAATTTGAAAGAGAAAACGCTATATGAGAAGGACGAAGAAATTATAAGAAAAACTCTAAATGTTCTTGGCATATCTTATAAAAGGCTTAAAGAAAGAGGAGTGTTGAAAATTCCAATAGACTCTTATGAGCCAAAGACGGAGAGCGGTAAAATTGAAATAAGCTCCTCCCGCGCCAAAAATAGGGGTCTAAACGCTTTTCCAACATATATGCCGATAAAAGGAAGAGGGTTAAAACTCATAAGTGCCACATATCTTTTTACTATATCCTCTCAATATTACAATACCTATGGATATGTGGATACAAACATATATTTAAATCCCGAAGATGCACTGGATAGGGGAATAAAAGACGGCGCTAAAGTCAGAGTTTTCAATGAATACGGTGAGATAATAACAAATGCAAAGATTAGCCATGATATTCAGAGAGGTATAGCCCTCATGTACAAAGCATTCTGGCCAATGAAAATCGGATGGAATGCAAATTTCTTAACCCCAAACAAAATGAATGAAAAATATGGAAAAGGAACTACTTTACACTCTGTATGGGTAGAGGTGGAAAGGATTTAA
- the glyA gene encoding serine hydroxymethyltransferase — protein MSLEDALKIKELVKKHTEWFRDSLPMIASENLISPMAQEFLISDLHNRYAEGLPGKRYYQGNIYVDQIEELTTELAKKLFKVDYADVRPISGTNANQAVLFALTKPGDVITGPPLQGGAHISSAKFGAVGMRGVHKIEYPFDVEEMNIDVDMSAKLIKIVKPKVALFGMSVFLFPAPLKELQDAFQEAGTTVWYDGAHVLGLIAGGQFQDPLREGAHVMTGSTHKTLPGPQRGMILANPPGDEEKRDKFWKKIQRGVFPGVISNHHLHHMAALAITLAEHIEFGKQYAEQVVKNAQTLAQELYELGFKVLGEKNGFTKSHTVLVDVVAQGGGRKVAEDLEKANIICNYNLLPYDDPKKPRNPSGIRLGVQELTRLGMKENEMKYVAELIKRVAVDGDIEGVKKDVKELKEEFNTIHYCFNEGVEAYKFLELVK, from the coding sequence ATGAGTCTAGAAGATGCCCTAAAAATAAAAGAGCTTGTTAAAAAGCATACAGAGTGGTTTCGTGACTCGCTTCCGATGATTGCCTCTGAGAATTTAATAAGTCCTATGGCTCAAGAATTCTTGATATCGGATTTGCATAACAGATATGCTGAAGGACTTCCAGGTAAGCGTTATTATCAGGGCAATATCTATGTTGATCAGATTGAAGAACTAACCACAGAGCTTGCAAAAAAGTTGTTCAAGGTGGATTATGCCGATGTTCGCCCAATAAGTGGAACAAATGCAAATCAAGCAGTACTCTTCGCATTAACAAAGCCGGGAGATGTTATAACAGGTCCTCCATTGCAAGGTGGGGCCCATATAAGCAGTGCAAAATTTGGAGCTGTGGGAATGAGAGGAGTTCACAAGATAGAGTATCCATTTGATGTGGAGGAGATGAACATAGATGTTGATATGAGTGCGAAGCTGATAAAAATAGTAAAACCCAAGGTAGCCCTGTTTGGAATGAGCGTTTTTCTATTCCCCGCACCTTTAAAAGAATTGCAAGATGCTTTCCAAGAAGCAGGCACGACGGTATGGTATGATGGAGCCCATGTTCTTGGATTAATCGCGGGTGGACAGTTCCAAGATCCTTTGAGGGAGGGAGCTCATGTTATGACGGGAAGTACCCACAAAACTCTTCCCGGACCGCAGAGGGGAATGATACTGGCAAATCCTCCCGGGGATGAGGAGAAAAGGGATAAGTTTTGGAAGAAAATTCAACGGGGCGTTTTTCCGGGAGTGATAAGCAATCATCATTTGCACCATATGGCTGCTCTGGCCATAACCCTTGCTGAGCATATCGAATTTGGAAAGCAGTATGCAGAGCAAGTTGTGAAGAATGCTCAAACATTGGCTCAAGAATTGTACGAGCTTGGATTCAAGGTGCTTGGAGAGAAAAATGGATTTACGAAGAGCCATACGGTACTTGTGGATGTGGTGGCTCAAGGTGGTGGAAGAAAGGTTGCCGAGGATTTAGAGAAGGCAAATATTATCTGTAATTACAATCTATTGCCCTATGATGATCCAAAGAAGCCTAGAAATCCAAGCGGGATAAGGCTCGGGGTGCAGGAATTAACCCGTTTAGGTATGAAAGAGAATGAAATGAAATATGTAGCAGAGTTGATAAAGAGAGTTGCAGTGGATGGAGATATAGAAGGTGTGAAGAAAGATGTAAAAGAATTAAAAGAAGAGTTCAACACCATCCATTACTGCTTCAATGAAGGTGTTGAAGCATATAAATTTTTAGAACTTGTAAAATAA
- a CDS encoding type 1 glutamine amidotransferase domain-containing protein: MKGLILAENDFEDLELFYPYHRLREEGIEMLVASSQKELKGKRGYSLKADIDYDEVNPDDFDILVIPGGKSPERVRLQKKAVDIVKHFFNENKPVAIICHGVQVLISAGVVKGRKMACWYGVKDDLIVAGGEFVDGVSVDGNIVSARHPGDLAEWMKKFIELLRNRKLL, encoded by the coding sequence ATGAAAGGCCTAATCCTTGCTGAAAATGATTTTGAAGATTTAGAACTGTTCTATCCATATCATCGTCTCAGAGAAGAGGGAATAGAGATGCTCGTAGCATCGTCTCAGAAAGAGCTTAAAGGAAAGAGAGGTTATAGCTTAAAGGCGGATATTGATTATGATGAGGTTAATCCTGATGATTTTGATATACTGGTAATTCCAGGTGGTAAATCTCCTGAGAGAGTTAGATTGCAGAAAAAAGCTGTGGATATAGTGAAGCATTTTTTCAATGAGAATAAGCCAGTAGCTATAATATGCCACGGTGTGCAAGTTCTAATATCCGCGGGAGTTGTAAAGGGAAGGAAGATGGCCTGCTGGTACGGGGTAAAGGATGATCTGATTGTGGCTGGAGGAGAGTTTGTGGATGGTGTCTCTGTAGATGGAAATATTGTATCTGCTAGGCATCCTGGAGATCTGGCAGAGTGGATGAAAAAGTTTATAGAACTATTGAGAAATAGAAAGTTATTATAG